GTCAATTTATGGCCCTATGAAGAGTTGCATTCCGGCAATTACAATCCCTGCCTGGATGGTAATGGCTACTGGTAAAACCCCTGGAGAATTAGGGCTTTATGGATTTAGGCATAGAAAGAAAGAAACATACAATGATATTTGGATTGCCCATAGTTTAATGGTTAAAGAAAAAGCAGTATGGGATTATTTAGGAGAAGTAGGAAAAAAATCAATCTTAATTGGTGTTCCTCCAAGTTATCCTCCAAAGCCTATTAAGGGGCATTTGGTTTCTTGTTTTATAACCCCCGATGCATCAGTTAATTACACTTACCCAAAATCTCTCAAAAATGAAATAGAAAACCTTGTTGGAGAATATATTTTTGATGTTGTTTTTAGGAAGGATAATAGAGATGAGGTAAAAGAATTGCTTTGGGAGATGACAGAAAAGAGGTTTGAAGTTATAAGATACTTAATCCAAGAAAAAGAATGGGATTATTTCCAATTTGTTGAAATTGGTTTAGATAGGGTTCATCATGCATTCTGGAAGTATTTTGATAAAAATCATCATCTCTATGAGCCTAGGAATAAGTATGAGGATGTTATTCCAGAGTATTATAAATTGTTAGATAAAGAGATTGGAAAAACTTTAAAGCTTTTAGATTTGGATGAAACTGCAGTTGCTATAGTATCAGACCATGGTATAAAGGCAATGAAAGGAGCTTTTGCAATAAACCAATGGTTAATTGAGGAAGGACTATTAAAAATTAAAAATCCAGAGATTTTAAAATCTGGAAAACAGTTGAGATTTGAGGATTTAGATGTGGATTGGAACAAAACAATAGCATGGGCTTGGGGAGGTTATTACGTAAGGATTTTCTTAAATGTTGAGGGAAGAGAACCAAATGGAATAATAAAACCAAGAGATTATGATAAAGTTAGGGATGAAGTTGCAGAA
The window above is part of the Methanotorris formicicus Mc-S-70 genome. Proteins encoded here:
- a CDS encoding alkaline phosphatase family protein, with protein sequence MEDVKKVFVIGLDSAPPELLFDKLLDKLPNIKKLLEKSIYGPMKSCIPAITIPAWMVMATGKTPGELGLYGFRHRKKETYNDIWIAHSLMVKEKAVWDYLGEVGKKSILIGVPPSYPPKPIKGHLVSCFITPDASVNYTYPKSLKNEIENLVGEYIFDVVFRKDNRDEVKELLWEMTEKRFEVIRYLIQEKEWDYFQFVEIGLDRVHHAFWKYFDKNHHLYEPRNKYEDVIPEYYKLLDKEIGKTLKLLDLDETAVAIVSDHGIKAMKGAFAINQWLIEEGLLKIKNPEILKSGKQLRFEDLDVDWNKTIAWAWGGYYVRIFLNVEGREPNGIIKPRDYDKVRDEVAEMIRGIRGPNGERWNTKVFYPEDIYPITKGDKPDMMVYLDNLSWRSAGTLGYDNPYLLENDTGPDDAVHSEYGVFSLYVPGMVKSKQITSTIYDFAPTILKLFGMEKPLRGRSIL